The Coregonus clupeaformis isolate EN_2021a chromosome 3, ASM2061545v1, whole genome shotgun sequence genome includes a region encoding these proteins:
- the LOC121543644 gene encoding protocadherin alpha-C2 isoform X1, with the protein MMVEHRIVQHWIRYVSVFLLFSAVLNTVYAVTHYSIPEEMEEGSVIANLASDLGLNTNSLSNRKMRLDVIANKKYLDVNKETGELYIVERLDRESLCTTKTATSCFLKMDATIENPIRMFNIELEILDINDNAPHFRRDTMHLDISESTPVGERFSLNNAVDPDVGSNTVKTYHLSESEHFNIEIQTGRDGAKFADLILQKALDREKQSVHNLILTAVDGGVPARSGIANIIVRVLDTNDNAPKFNKDTYKIDIMENSPIGSLVVKLNATDLDEGTNSEIIYSYSLYTSEKTQGTFSLNPNNGEITVKEMINYEDFRIYDMEVIATDKGANSLSGQCKLTILVTDMNDNHPEISIKSFQSPVKEDIAVDTVIAVVSVSDKDSGENGIVDLHIADKLPFALRESSGNYYELVVSEPLDREKVPEYDITFTVTDRGSPPLSDNETMTLELLDVNDNVPQFPQSFYTIPVMENNAPGALLSSLTAFDPDLHENQYLVYFIIEKEIVNTSMSMLFSINPENGNLYALKTFDYEIEKEFIFHIEARDSGVPPLSSNVTVHIIIVDQNDNTPVIVSPWRAHGSMVEEKIPRSTDKGTLVSKVIAIDTDSVQNSRITYQFLQVTDATLFSLDQYNGEIRTMRMFSYRDPRHQRLVVIAKDNGDPALSATVTIKLSTVETAVKAYSDMTEVPLEYDIFSDLNLYLVIGLGSVSFLLLITILVTCVLKCQKPKPSKAAPPSRNSVISERNSTIADSTLVSNDAYWYSLFLAETRKGKLVVRQPVPKAGSRYIVSSIPRSTGLTETSDSAASTLQGSTTTGSSSS; encoded by the exons ATGATGGTTGAACATCGCATCGTTCAGCACTGGATAAGGTACGTCTCTGTCTTTCTTCTTTTCTCTGCGGTCCTGAACACGGTGTATGCGGTTACTCACTATTCTATTCCTGAAGAAATGGAGGAAGGTTCCGTTATTGCTAATCTGGCCTCTGATTTGGGGCTGAACACGAACAGCCTCAGTAATCGCAAGATGCGCTTGGATGTTATTGCCAACAAAAAATATCTGGACGTTAACAAAGAAACTGGCGAGCTGTATATCGTCGAAAGGTTGGACAGGGAATCTCTTTGTACAACTAAGACAGCAACATCATGTTTTCTTAAAATGGATGCAACGATTGAAAATCCAATAAGGATGTTCAATATAGAATTAGAAATCCTGGATATAAACGACAACGCGCCACATTTTCGACGGGACACAATGCATTTGGATATATCAGAGTCTACTCCCGTTGGGGAGCGATTCTCTCTGAACAATGCAGTGGACCCGGACGTTGGTAGCAACACTGTTAAAACCTACCACCTAAGTGAGAGTGAACATTTCAATATCGAAATACAGACCGGTAGAGATGGAGCAAAATTTGCTGATTTGATACTGCAAAAGGCTTTAGACCGAGAAAAGCAGTCGGTTCACAATCTAATACTCACGGCTGTAGATGGCGGAGTACCCGCGCGCTCTGGAATAGCCAACATCATTGTTCGCGTTCTAGATACAAATGACAACGCCCCTAAGTTTAATAAAGACACCTACAAAATAGATATAATGGAAAACTCTCCAATTGGAAGTCTTGTGGTAAAATTGAATGCAACAGACTTAGATGAGGGCACCAATTCGGAAATAATATATTCATATAGTTTGTATACATCTGAGAAAACTCAAGGCACTTTCAGTTTAAACCCTAACAATGGAGAAATAACGGTAAAAGAAATGATAAATTATGAAGATTTCAGGATTTACGATATGGAAGTCATAGCAACAGATAAGGGAGCGAATTCCTTGTCAGGTCAGTGTAAATTAACCATTTTAGTCACCGATATGAATGATAATCATCCTGAAATATCTATTAAATCTTTCCAAAGTCCAGTCAAGGAGGATATAGCAGTAGACACGGTAATAGCAGTGGTTAGTGTCAGCGATAAAGATTCAGGTGAAAATGGTATAGTTGACCTTCATATTGCTGATAAATTACCTTTTGCGCTGAGAGAATCCTCTGGTAACTATTATGAGTTAGTAGTTTCAGAACCTCTGGACCGCGAGAAGGTCCCAGAATATGACATCACCTTTACCGTAACAGACAGGGGTTCCCCTCCACTATCTGACAACGAAACTATGACTTTAGAACTACTAGACGTTAATGACAACGTCCCACAGTTCCCCCAGTCGTTCTACACTATTCCCGTTATGGAGAATAACGCACCTGGGGCCTTGCTAAGTTCCCTCACTGCGTTTGATCCAGACCTCCATGAAAACCAGTATCTAGTTTATTTCATCATAGAGAAGGAGATAGTGAACACCTCGATGTCCATGCTGTTCTCCATCAATCCGGAGAACGGTAATCTTTACGCACTGAAGACGTTTGACTATGAGATAGAGAAGGAGTTCATTTTCCACATTGAGGCCAGAGACTCTGGTGTTCCTCCACTCAGCAGTAACGTGACTGTCCACATCATTATTGTGGACCAGAACGACAACACCCCGGTCATAGTGTCTCCGTGGCGCGCGCACGGCTCCATGGTGGAGGAAAAGATCCCCAGATCCACCGATAAAGGAACCCTGGTCTCCAAGGTGATAGCCATAGACACGGACTCGGTCCAGAACTCTCGGATTACATACCAGTTTCTACAGGTTACTGACGCCACCTTATTCAGTCTGGACCAATACAACGGAGAGATTCGGACTATGAGAATGTTCAGTTACAGAGATCCGCGTCATCAACGGCTGGTTGTCATCGCCAAGGACAACGGGGACCCTGCTCTCTCTGCTACAGTTACCATAAAGCTCTCAACAGTGGAGACTGCCGTTAAAGCCTACTCTGATATGACTGAAGTGCCTCTAGAATATGACATATTTTCAGACTTAAACCTGTATTTAGTGATCGGCCTGGGCTCGGTTTCCTTTCTGTTATTGATCACCATATTGGTCACCTGTGTGCTGAAGTGTCAAAAACCGAAGCCCAGCAAAGCAGCTCCTCCCAGTAGGAACAGCGTGATCAGCGAGAGGAACTCAACCATCGCAGATTCCACCCTGGTCTCCAACGATGCCTACTGGTACAGTCTGTTTCTAGCGGAGACTAGGAAAGGAAAGCTGGTAGTCAGACAGCCTGTGCCAAAAGCAGGTTCCAGATACATCGTGTCCAGTATACCAAGGAGCACGGGCCTGACAGAGACCAGCGACTCAGCAGCCTCTACTCTGCAG GGGTCGACCACCACCGGCAGCAGTTCCTCGTAA
- the LOC121543644 gene encoding protocadherin alpha-C2 isoform X7: MMVEHRIVQHWIRYVSVFLLFSAVLNTVYAVTHYSIPEEMEEGSVIANLASDLGLNTNSLSNRKMRLDVIANKKYLDVNKETGELYIVERLDRESLCTTKTATSCFLKMDATIENPIRMFNIELEILDINDNAPHFRRDTMHLDISESTPVGERFSLNNAVDPDVGSNTVKTYHLSESEHFNIEIQTGRDGAKFADLILQKALDREKQSVHNLILTAVDGGVPARSGIANIIVRVLDTNDNAPKFNKDTYKIDIMENSPIGSLVVKLNATDLDEGTNSEIIYSYSLYTSEKTQGTFSLNPNNGEITVKEMINYEDFRIYDMEVIATDKGANSLSGQCKLTILVTDMNDNHPEISIKSFQSPVKEDIAVDTVIAVVSVSDKDSGENGIVDLHIADKLPFALRESSGNYYELVVSEPLDREKVPEYDITFTVTDRGSPPLSDNETMTLELLDVNDNVPQFPQSFYTIPVMENNAPGALLSSLTAFDPDLHENQYLVYFIIEKEIVNTSMSMLFSINPENGNLYALKTFDYEIEKEFIFHIEARDSGVPPLSSNVTVHIIIVDQNDNTPVIVSPWRAHGSMVEEKIPRSTDKGTLVSKVIAIDTDSVQNSRITYQFLQVTDATLFSLDQYNGEIRTMRMFSYRDPRHQRLVVIAKDNGDPALSATVTIKLSTVETAVKAYSDMTEVPLEYDIFSDLNLYLVIGLGSVSFLLLITILVTCVLKCQKPKPSKAAPPSRNSVISERNSTIADSTLVSNDAYWYSLFLAETRKGKLVVRQPVPKAGSRYIVSSIPRSTGLTETSDSAASTLQYPK, translated from the exons ATGATGGTTGAACATCGCATCGTTCAGCACTGGATAAGGTACGTCTCTGTCTTTCTTCTTTTCTCTGCGGTCCTGAACACGGTGTATGCGGTTACTCACTATTCTATTCCTGAAGAAATGGAGGAAGGTTCCGTTATTGCTAATCTGGCCTCTGATTTGGGGCTGAACACGAACAGCCTCAGTAATCGCAAGATGCGCTTGGATGTTATTGCCAACAAAAAATATCTGGACGTTAACAAAGAAACTGGCGAGCTGTATATCGTCGAAAGGTTGGACAGGGAATCTCTTTGTACAACTAAGACAGCAACATCATGTTTTCTTAAAATGGATGCAACGATTGAAAATCCAATAAGGATGTTCAATATAGAATTAGAAATCCTGGATATAAACGACAACGCGCCACATTTTCGACGGGACACAATGCATTTGGATATATCAGAGTCTACTCCCGTTGGGGAGCGATTCTCTCTGAACAATGCAGTGGACCCGGACGTTGGTAGCAACACTGTTAAAACCTACCACCTAAGTGAGAGTGAACATTTCAATATCGAAATACAGACCGGTAGAGATGGAGCAAAATTTGCTGATTTGATACTGCAAAAGGCTTTAGACCGAGAAAAGCAGTCGGTTCACAATCTAATACTCACGGCTGTAGATGGCGGAGTACCCGCGCGCTCTGGAATAGCCAACATCATTGTTCGCGTTCTAGATACAAATGACAACGCCCCTAAGTTTAATAAAGACACCTACAAAATAGATATAATGGAAAACTCTCCAATTGGAAGTCTTGTGGTAAAATTGAATGCAACAGACTTAGATGAGGGCACCAATTCGGAAATAATATATTCATATAGTTTGTATACATCTGAGAAAACTCAAGGCACTTTCAGTTTAAACCCTAACAATGGAGAAATAACGGTAAAAGAAATGATAAATTATGAAGATTTCAGGATTTACGATATGGAAGTCATAGCAACAGATAAGGGAGCGAATTCCTTGTCAGGTCAGTGTAAATTAACCATTTTAGTCACCGATATGAATGATAATCATCCTGAAATATCTATTAAATCTTTCCAAAGTCCAGTCAAGGAGGATATAGCAGTAGACACGGTAATAGCAGTGGTTAGTGTCAGCGATAAAGATTCAGGTGAAAATGGTATAGTTGACCTTCATATTGCTGATAAATTACCTTTTGCGCTGAGAGAATCCTCTGGTAACTATTATGAGTTAGTAGTTTCAGAACCTCTGGACCGCGAGAAGGTCCCAGAATATGACATCACCTTTACCGTAACAGACAGGGGTTCCCCTCCACTATCTGACAACGAAACTATGACTTTAGAACTACTAGACGTTAATGACAACGTCCCACAGTTCCCCCAGTCGTTCTACACTATTCCCGTTATGGAGAATAACGCACCTGGGGCCTTGCTAAGTTCCCTCACTGCGTTTGATCCAGACCTCCATGAAAACCAGTATCTAGTTTATTTCATCATAGAGAAGGAGATAGTGAACACCTCGATGTCCATGCTGTTCTCCATCAATCCGGAGAACGGTAATCTTTACGCACTGAAGACGTTTGACTATGAGATAGAGAAGGAGTTCATTTTCCACATTGAGGCCAGAGACTCTGGTGTTCCTCCACTCAGCAGTAACGTGACTGTCCACATCATTATTGTGGACCAGAACGACAACACCCCGGTCATAGTGTCTCCGTGGCGCGCGCACGGCTCCATGGTGGAGGAAAAGATCCCCAGATCCACCGATAAAGGAACCCTGGTCTCCAAGGTGATAGCCATAGACACGGACTCGGTCCAGAACTCTCGGATTACATACCAGTTTCTACAGGTTACTGACGCCACCTTATTCAGTCTGGACCAATACAACGGAGAGATTCGGACTATGAGAATGTTCAGTTACAGAGATCCGCGTCATCAACGGCTGGTTGTCATCGCCAAGGACAACGGGGACCCTGCTCTCTCTGCTACAGTTACCATAAAGCTCTCAACAGTGGAGACTGCCGTTAAAGCCTACTCTGATATGACTGAAGTGCCTCTAGAATATGACATATTTTCAGACTTAAACCTGTATTTAGTGATCGGCCTGGGCTCGGTTTCCTTTCTGTTATTGATCACCATATTGGTCACCTGTGTGCTGAAGTGTCAAAAACCGAAGCCCAGCAAAGCAGCTCCTCCCAGTAGGAACAGCGTGATCAGCGAGAGGAACTCAACCATCGCAGATTCCACCCTGGTCTCCAACGATGCCTACTGGTACAGTCTGTTTCTAGCGGAGACTAGGAAAGGAAAGCTGGTAGTCAGACAGCCTGTGCCAAAAGCAGGTTCCAGATACATCGTGTCCAGTATACCAAGGAGCACGGGCCTGACAGAGACCAGCGACTCAGCAGCCTCTACTCTGCAG TACCCTAAGTGA
- the LOC121543644 gene encoding protocadherin alpha-C2 isoform X4 — protein sequence MEVHISGEPWRRYVSVFLLLSAVLNTASAVTHYSIPEEMEEGSVVANLAADLGLDAKIMARRKVRLDVIANKRYLEINKDTGELLIAEKIDREYLCNVKTSSCFLKMDVTIENPIRLFNIEVEIMDINDNSPHFRRDTMHLDISESTPAGERFSLTNAVDPDFGANSINTYHLSESEHFSIEIQTGRDGSKFADLILKKALNREEQAVHNLILTAVDGGVPTRSGTANIIVRVLDTNDNAPQFDKDSYNINVMENSPIGSLVVKLNATDLDEGTNSEIVYSYSLYTSDKTQQTFSLNSKNGEIRIKEMINYEDFRIYDMEVIATDKGPNSLTGQSKLTILVTDMNDNHPEISIKSFQSPVKEDIAVDTVIAVVSVSDKDSGDNGIVDIRIADTLPFALRESSDNYYELVVSQPLDREKVPEYDITFTVTDRGSPPLSDNETMTLELLDVNDNVPQFLQSFYTIPVMENNAPGALLSSLTAFDPDLHENQYLVYFIIEKEIVNTSMSMLFSINPENGNLYALKTFDYEIEKEFLFHIEARDSGVPPLSSNVTVHIIIVDQNDNTPVIVSPWRAHGSMVEEKIPRSTDKGSLVSKVIAIDTDSVQNSRITYQFLQVTDATLFSLDQYNGEVRTMRMFSYRDPRHQRLVVIAKDNGDPALSATVTIKLSTVETAIKAYSDMTEVPLEYDIFSDLNLYLVIGLGSVSFLLLITILVTCVLKCQKPKPSKAAPPSRNSVISERNSTIADSTLVSNDAYWYSLFLAETRKGKLVVRQPVPKAGSRYIVSSIPRSTGLTETSDSAASTLQGSTTTGSSSS from the exons ATGGAGGTGCATATTAGTGGAGAGCCCTGGAGAAGGTACGTCTCggtctttcttcttctctctgctgTATTGAACACGGCATCTGCGGTTACTCACTATTCTATTCCTGAAGAGATGGAGGAAGGCTCCGTTGTTGCTAATTTAGCTGCCGATTTGGGTTTGGATGCTAAAATCATGGCTAGGCGTAAAGTACGGTTGGATGTTATCGCCAATAAGAGGTATCTGGAGATAAACAAAGACACAGGGGAGCTACTGATAGCGGAGAAGATTGATAGAGAATACTTATGCAACGTTAAGACGTCATCTTGTTTCCTCAAAATGGATGTTACCATCGAAAACCCAATAAGACTATTTAATATTGAAGTGGAAATAATGGACATAAATGACAACTCGCCCCATTTTCGCCGGGACACCATGCACCTGGATATATCAGAATCCACCCCTGCAGGAGAACGATTCTCGCTAACCAATGCAGTAGACCCAGATTTTGGTGCAAACTCTATCAATACGTATCACTTAAGCGAGAGTGAGCATTTTAGTATAGAGATTCAGACCGGAAGAGACGGGTCAAAGTTTGCTGATTTGATTCTTAAAAAGGCTTTAAACCGAGAGGAGCAGGCGGTTCATAATctaatactcacagctgtagatGGCGGAGTCCCCACGCGCTCCGGTACAGCCAACATCATTGTTCGCGTTCTAGATACGAATGACAACGCCCCTCAATTTGATAAAGACAGCTACAACATTAATGTGATGGAAAACTCTCCAATTGGGAGCCTTGTGGTTAAATTGAATGCAACAGACTTAGATGAGGGTACCAATTCGGAAATAGTATATTCATATAGTCTTTATACATCTGATAAAACCCAACAAACTTTCAGTTTGAATTCAAAAAATGGTGAAATCAGAATCAAAGAAATGATAAATTATGAAGATTTCAGGATTTATGATATGGAAGTTATAGCAACTGATAAGGGGCCTAATTCATTGACAGGGCAGAGTAAATTAACTATTTTGGTCACAGATATGAATGACAATCACCCTGAGATATCAATTAAATCGTTTCAAAGTCCAGTCAAGGAGGATATAGCAGTAGACACGGTGATAGCAGTAGTCAGTGTCAGCGATAAAGATTCAGGTGATAATGGGATAGTTGATATTCGTATTGCCGATACATTACCTTTTGCGCTGAGAGAGTCTTCTGATAACTATTATGAGTTAGTAGTTTCACAACCTCTGGACCGCGAGAAGGTCCCAGAATATGACATCACTTTTACGGTAACAGACAGGGGTTCCCCTCCACTATCTGACAATGAAACTATGACTTTAGAACTACTAGACGTTAATGACAACGTCCCACagttcctccagtcgttctacaCTATTCCCGTTATGGAGAATAACGCACCTGGGGCCTTGCTAAGTTCCCTCACTGCGTTTGATCCAGACCTCCATGAAAACCAGTATCTAGTTTATTTCATCATAGAAAAGGAGATAGTGAACACCTCCATGTCCATGCTGTTCTCCATCAATCCGGAGAACGGTAATCTTTACGCACTGAAGACGTTTGACTATGAGATAGAGAAGGAGTTCCTTTTCCACATTGAGGCCAGAGACTCTGGTGTTCCTCCACTCAGCAGTAACGTGACTGTCCACATCATTATTGTGGACCAGAATGACAATACTCCGGTCATAGTCTCTCCGTGGCGTGCACACGGCTCCATGGTGGAGGAGAAGATCCCCAGATCCACCGATAAAGGATCCCTGGTCTCCAAAGTGATAGCCATAGACACAGACTCAGTCCAGAACTCTCGGATTACATACCAGTTTCTACAGGTTACTGACGCCACCTTATTCAGTCTGGACCAATACAACGGAGAGGTCCGGACAATGAGAATGTTCAGTTACAGAGATCCACGTCATCAACGGCTGGTTGTCATCGCAAAGGACAATGGGGACCCTGCTCTCTCTGCTACAGTTACCATAAAGCTCTCAACAGTGGAGACTGCCATTAAAGCCTACTCTGACATGACTGAAGTGCCTCTAGAATATGACATATTTTCAGACTTAAACCTCTATTTGGTGATCGGCCTGGGCTCGGTTTCCTTTCTGTTATTGATCACCATATTGGTCACCTGTGTGCTGAAGTGTCAGAAACCAAAGCCCAGCAAAGCGGCTCCTCCAAGTAGGAACAGTGTGATCAGCGAGAGGAACTCAACCATCGCGGATTCCACCCTGGTCTCCAACGATGCCTACTGGTACAGTCTGTTTCTGGCGGAGACTAGGAAAGGAAAGCTGGTAGTCAGACAGCCTGTGCCTAAGGCGGGCTCCAGATACATCGTGTCCAGTATACCAAGGAGCACTGGCCTGACAGAGACCAGCGACTCAGCAGCTTCTACTCTGCAG GGGTCGACCACCACCGGCAGCAGTTCCTCGTAA
- the LOC121543644 gene encoding protocadherin alpha-C2 isoform X11, with product MEVHISGEPWRRYVSVFLLLSAVLNTASAVTHYSIPEEMEEGSVVANLAADLGLDAKIMARRKVRLDVIANKRYLEINKDTGELLIAEKIDREYLCNVKTSSCFLKMDVTIENPIRLFNIEVEIMDINDNSPHFRRDTMHLDISESTPAGERFSLTNAVDPDFGANSINTYHLSESEHFSIEIQTGRDGSKFADLILKKALNREEQAVHNLILTAVDGGVPTRSGTANIIVRVLDTNDNAPQFDKDSYNINVMENSPIGSLVVKLNATDLDEGTNSEIVYSYSLYTSDKTQQTFSLNSKNGEIRIKEMINYEDFRIYDMEVIATDKGPNSLTGQSKLTILVTDMNDNHPEISIKSFQSPVKEDIAVDTVIAVVSVSDKDSGDNGIVDIRIADTLPFALRESSDNYYELVVSQPLDREKVPEYDITFTVTDRGSPPLSDNETMTLELLDVNDNVPQFLQSFYTIPVMENNAPGALLSSLTAFDPDLHENQYLVYFIIEKEIVNTSMSMLFSINPENGNLYALKTFDYEIEKEFLFHIEARDSGVPPLSSNVTVHIIIVDQNDNTPVIVSPWRAHGSMVEEKIPRSTDKGSLVSKVIAIDTDSVQNSRITYQFLQVTDATLFSLDQYNGEVRTMRMFSYRDPRHQRLVVIAKDNGDPALSATVTIKLSTVETAIKAYSDMTEVPLEYDIFSDLNLYLVIGLGSVSFLLLITILVTCVLKCQKPKPSKAAPPSRNSVISERNSTIADSTLVSNDAYWYSLFLAETRKGKLVVRQPVPKAGSRYIVSSIPRSTGLTETSDSAASTLQYPK from the exons ATGGAGGTGCATATTAGTGGAGAGCCCTGGAGAAGGTACGTCTCggtctttcttcttctctctgctgTATTGAACACGGCATCTGCGGTTACTCACTATTCTATTCCTGAAGAGATGGAGGAAGGCTCCGTTGTTGCTAATTTAGCTGCCGATTTGGGTTTGGATGCTAAAATCATGGCTAGGCGTAAAGTACGGTTGGATGTTATCGCCAATAAGAGGTATCTGGAGATAAACAAAGACACAGGGGAGCTACTGATAGCGGAGAAGATTGATAGAGAATACTTATGCAACGTTAAGACGTCATCTTGTTTCCTCAAAATGGATGTTACCATCGAAAACCCAATAAGACTATTTAATATTGAAGTGGAAATAATGGACATAAATGACAACTCGCCCCATTTTCGCCGGGACACCATGCACCTGGATATATCAGAATCCACCCCTGCAGGAGAACGATTCTCGCTAACCAATGCAGTAGACCCAGATTTTGGTGCAAACTCTATCAATACGTATCACTTAAGCGAGAGTGAGCATTTTAGTATAGAGATTCAGACCGGAAGAGACGGGTCAAAGTTTGCTGATTTGATTCTTAAAAAGGCTTTAAACCGAGAGGAGCAGGCGGTTCATAATctaatactcacagctgtagatGGCGGAGTCCCCACGCGCTCCGGTACAGCCAACATCATTGTTCGCGTTCTAGATACGAATGACAACGCCCCTCAATTTGATAAAGACAGCTACAACATTAATGTGATGGAAAACTCTCCAATTGGGAGCCTTGTGGTTAAATTGAATGCAACAGACTTAGATGAGGGTACCAATTCGGAAATAGTATATTCATATAGTCTTTATACATCTGATAAAACCCAACAAACTTTCAGTTTGAATTCAAAAAATGGTGAAATCAGAATCAAAGAAATGATAAATTATGAAGATTTCAGGATTTATGATATGGAAGTTATAGCAACTGATAAGGGGCCTAATTCATTGACAGGGCAGAGTAAATTAACTATTTTGGTCACAGATATGAATGACAATCACCCTGAGATATCAATTAAATCGTTTCAAAGTCCAGTCAAGGAGGATATAGCAGTAGACACGGTGATAGCAGTAGTCAGTGTCAGCGATAAAGATTCAGGTGATAATGGGATAGTTGATATTCGTATTGCCGATACATTACCTTTTGCGCTGAGAGAGTCTTCTGATAACTATTATGAGTTAGTAGTTTCACAACCTCTGGACCGCGAGAAGGTCCCAGAATATGACATCACTTTTACGGTAACAGACAGGGGTTCCCCTCCACTATCTGACAATGAAACTATGACTTTAGAACTACTAGACGTTAATGACAACGTCCCACagttcctccagtcgttctacaCTATTCCCGTTATGGAGAATAACGCACCTGGGGCCTTGCTAAGTTCCCTCACTGCGTTTGATCCAGACCTCCATGAAAACCAGTATCTAGTTTATTTCATCATAGAAAAGGAGATAGTGAACACCTCCATGTCCATGCTGTTCTCCATCAATCCGGAGAACGGTAATCTTTACGCACTGAAGACGTTTGACTATGAGATAGAGAAGGAGTTCCTTTTCCACATTGAGGCCAGAGACTCTGGTGTTCCTCCACTCAGCAGTAACGTGACTGTCCACATCATTATTGTGGACCAGAATGACAATACTCCGGTCATAGTCTCTCCGTGGCGTGCACACGGCTCCATGGTGGAGGAGAAGATCCCCAGATCCACCGATAAAGGATCCCTGGTCTCCAAAGTGATAGCCATAGACACAGACTCAGTCCAGAACTCTCGGATTACATACCAGTTTCTACAGGTTACTGACGCCACCTTATTCAGTCTGGACCAATACAACGGAGAGGTCCGGACAATGAGAATGTTCAGTTACAGAGATCCACGTCATCAACGGCTGGTTGTCATCGCAAAGGACAATGGGGACCCTGCTCTCTCTGCTACAGTTACCATAAAGCTCTCAACAGTGGAGACTGCCATTAAAGCCTACTCTGACATGACTGAAGTGCCTCTAGAATATGACATATTTTCAGACTTAAACCTCTATTTGGTGATCGGCCTGGGCTCGGTTTCCTTTCTGTTATTGATCACCATATTGGTCACCTGTGTGCTGAAGTGTCAGAAACCAAAGCCCAGCAAAGCGGCTCCTCCAAGTAGGAACAGTGTGATCAGCGAGAGGAACTCAACCATCGCGGATTCCACCCTGGTCTCCAACGATGCCTACTGGTACAGTCTGTTTCTGGCGGAGACTAGGAAAGGAAAGCTGGTAGTCAGACAGCCTGTGCCTAAGGCGGGCTCCAGATACATCGTGTCCAGTATACCAAGGAGCACTGGCCTGACAGAGACCAGCGACTCAGCAGCTTCTACTCTGCAG TACCCTAAGTGA